TTGAAGTATTAAGAGAAAAAAGAAATAAAAAATTAGATACTCGAATTATGTCATTATTTTTAGAACGTAATTATATGTTAGATATTATGTATCAAGGATTGAAATTATATCATACGCCTTTAATATCGACTGTCATAAATAAGACAAAAGCATTAGATGTATTACCCGAAAGACTGGGTAACATGGCAGCAATATTACCACCAGTAAAAAAAGAAAAGACGCAAACACAAAATCCATTTAGAACTAAGAAAATAACAGTAGGTTTCTTTAGAGGTTGTATGATGGATGCATTTTTCTCAAATATAAATGATTTAGCAATTAAAATATTACAAGCACATGATATACAAGTTGTAGAAATTAAACAGCAAACATGTTGTGGCGCACTTCAACATCATGCAGGAGAAATGGAAAAATCAAAAAAACTAGCTAAACTAAATATAGAAGCACTTGAAAAATATGATGTAGACTATTATGTGAATGCTATAGGCGGATGTGGTGCATCATTAATTGAATATGATCATTTATTGAGAGATGATGAAAGTTGGAAAGCGCGCGCAGAAAAATTTGTTGGAAAAGTAAGAGATATTTCAGTCATATTAGACAATATTAATTTGAATTTAGACATTCCAATTAACATAAAAGCAACATATCAACCATCATGTCACTTACAAAACGTGCAACACGTATTTAATGAACCTGAGAAAATTATACAACGAATTAAAGGACTTGATTATAAAGTCTTGCCAGAAAAAGATATATGCTGTGGTTCAGCAGGTATTTATAATATCGTGAATTATGATGCATCAATGGACATACTCGATAGAAAAATGTCACACGTCAAAGAAGTCGAACCGCAGTTAATCATTACATCTAATCCAGGTTGTCATTTACAAATGTTGCTCGGTGTAAAAAAAGAAGGGTTAGAAGAAAATATAAAAGTAAAACACATTGTTGAAGTTGTTGCAGAAGCATGTGGTATACGATGAAGCGTACCCTAGGCAAGCATGCACGAACAAAATCGAAGATTTCAAAAAAAACAACTCATTTCTAGCTGAATAAATCAGTGAAATGAGTTGTTTTTTATTTTGAGTTGGGTGTTTGCATCCAGACTCTTATTCTATATTTATAATTATTCAGCTATTTCTAGAGCAATTTCCATCATTTGAGTGAATGAATTTTGTCTTTCTTCTGCTGTTGTAGCTTCATCTCTAAGTAAGTGGTCACTTACTGTGAAGATTCCTAAAGCTTTTTTACCAGCTGCTGCAGCGTTAACGTATAATCCAGCTGATTCCATTTCAACACCTAAAATACCTAATTTAGCCCATTTGCTCGTTACTTCTGTATCCGCGTTATAGAATATATCACTTGAGAATATATTACCAACGTGTGTTGTTGCACCGATTTCGTCTGCTTTGTTTTTAGCACTTGAAACTAATCCGAAGTCTGCGATAGGCGCGAAATAACCTGGTACATTAAATTGATCAACATAACGTGAGTTAGTAGAAGCTCCTTGTGCAATGATAATATCATATAAGTTGATATTTTCTTGCATGGCACCACATGAACCAATTCGGATAATTGTATCTACATCAAAGAAATTATAAAGCTCGTATGAATAAATACCAATTGAAGCAATACCCATTCCTGAACCCATTACGGATACTTCTTTGCCTTTATATGTTCCTGTATAACCTAACATATTTCTTACATCGTTAAATTGTTCAACATTTTCTAAGAAATTTTCTGCGATAAATTTAGCACGTAATGGATCCCCTGGCATTAGTACTGTCTTAGCAATTTTTACACCATTTGGTTGAATATGTGGTGTCCCTTGAGTCATAACTATCTTCTCCTTTAAATATAAAAGTTTTTTCAATTTAAAGATAACATTTGTTTCAATTTTTTGCGAATTTTTGTACGATAAGAATGAAAGAAAGTGGTGAATAGGGATGGATTTACAAAAGAACAAGGATAGTATCAAAATTGCAAAGCTCTATTATCAAGAAGGAATGAGTCAAGAAGCAATTGCTAAAAAGATGAATATATCAAGACCTACTGTATCAAGGTTATTAAATCATGCGAAAGATCATGGCTTCGTCACGATTAAGATTGATGATCCGTATCAAAATGCTGAAAGTTTAGCTTCACTCATAAAATCAAAATATAATTTAAAAGATTGTATTGTCGAACATGCATCATACAATGACTATTTAAATGTACAAAGCGCCATCGGTAAAAGAACTGCAGAATATTTAAAGAAAATTGTCAAAAGCGGAGACAAGATTGGAATCAGTTGGGGTAAAACGATGTACCAAGTTTCTCAATATTTGGAACAAAGTCATTTGAAAGATATTGGTATTATACAGTTGAAAGGTGGTATTAGTTTTTCTCATGTAGATACACGAAGTCACCAAATACTTGAAAGATTTGCACAAGCATATAATGCCACACCACGAGATTTACCTTTGCCTGTAATTTTCGATGTTAAAGAAGTGAAAGAAATGGTTGAAAAAGATCGGCATATTAAATCTATTTTAGAACAAGGTAGACAAGTAGATATAGCTATTTTCACAGTTGGAACAGTGAGAGATTCGTCCCTATTATTTAAACTTGGATTTTTGAATGAAGAAGAAAAAGAAAGACTTAAGAAATCGGCAGTAGGAGATATATGCTCA
This portion of the Mammaliicoccus vitulinus genome encodes:
- the deoD gene encoding purine-nucleoside phosphorylase, giving the protein MTQGTPHIQPNGVKIAKTVLMPGDPLRAKFIAENFLENVEQFNDVRNMLGYTGTYKGKEVSVMGSGMGIASIGIYSYELYNFFDVDTIIRIGSCGAMQENINLYDIIIAQGASTNSRYVDQFNVPGYFAPIADFGLVSSAKNKADEIGATTHVGNIFSSDIFYNADTEVTSKWAKLGILGVEMESAGLYVNAAAAGKKALGIFTVSDHLLRDEATTAEERQNSFTQMMEIALEIAE
- a CDS encoding sugar-binding transcriptional regulator, translating into MDLQKNKDSIKIAKLYYQEGMSQEAIAKKMNISRPTVSRLLNHAKDHGFVTIKIDDPYQNAESLASLIKSKYNLKDCIVEHASYNDYLNVQSAIGKRTAEYLKKIVKSGDKIGISWGKTMYQVSQYLEQSHLKDIGIIQLKGGISFSHVDTRSHQILERFAQAYNATPRDLPLPVIFDVKEVKEMVEKDRHIKSILEQGRQVDIAIFTVGTVRDSSLLFKLGFLNEEEKERLKKSAVGDICSRFYNEHGEEADQAINQRTIGIELDALKEIENSVLVAGGEHKVEAIRGALEGQLSNILITDQYTAQALID
- a CDS encoding (Fe-S)-binding protein; translation: MTSNLIDKLDYDATFDCVQCGFCLPSCPTYLTMKEEKHSPRGRINLVKYAVEGKVTLKDLEEAIDLCLGCRQCETVCPTDVKYGDIYESAVEVLREKRNKKLDTRIMSLFLERNYMLDIMYQGLKLYHTPLISTVINKTKALDVLPERLGNMAAILPPVKKEKTQTQNPFRTKKITVGFFRGCMMDAFFSNINDLAIKILQAHDIQVVEIKQQTCCGALQHHAGEMEKSKKLAKLNIEALEKYDVDYYVNAIGGCGASLIEYDHLLRDDESWKARAEKFVGKVRDISVILDNINLNLDIPINIKATYQPSCHLQNVQHVFNEPEKIIQRIKGLDYKVLPEKDICCGSAGIYNIVNYDASMDILDRKMSHVKEVEPQLIITSNPGCHLQMLLGVKKEGLEENIKVKHIVEVVAEACGIR